A window of the Candidatus Saccharimonadales bacterium genome harbors these coding sequences:
- a CDS encoding CHAP domain-containing protein, translating into MKHRSTTPVSTSVTTRIILVAAAFILAVTTTFQMTQIAKADPYQDKINALQGEIGQYQAEANKLSNQAKSLQTELASITNDMSQIQARVDLSQATYDKLVRDISDNEQKIAENREVLGDTIASLYVDDKISPLEMLASSSNIGDYVDKQSYRSSIRDTVSKTIEEIKVLKKKLESQKIEVARVLEDQKAQHKALADKESERQAVLAATQGQEAAYNKLSSDRQSQVAYLREQQRIAFAAIRPGSTSSPTGYAINYRNWSGNTRCGGGYDYCQYGMDSYVDDPWGLGLTGECVHYTADWLENHGYRIPYKAFGGGRGNANQWISTATNGNFGSVVGNPQDAQYGDVAYMAVPGVGHVGIVEENYHNGWVRVSQYNFAVYGDVPGYSTMDLQITSATQFLRFSK; encoded by the coding sequence ATGAAACATCGGTCCACCACACCAGTTTCTACCTCTGTTACTACCAGGATTATCTTGGTAGCGGCTGCCTTCATATTAGCGGTCACAACCACGTTTCAAATGACGCAAATTGCAAAGGCTGATCCTTACCAGGATAAAATTAACGCATTGCAGGGTGAGATTGGCCAATATCAGGCCGAAGCAAACAAGCTGAGTAATCAAGCGAAGTCGCTCCAGACAGAACTGGCGAGCATTACTAATGACATGTCTCAAATCCAGGCACGTGTCGACTTAAGCCAAGCGACATACGATAAACTCGTAAGGGATATTAGCGATAATGAACAAAAAATCGCTGAGAACCGGGAAGTATTAGGCGACACTATCGCCAGCCTATACGTTGATGATAAAATTTCACCGCTTGAAATGCTTGCAAGCAGCAGTAATATTGGTGATTACGTCGACAAACAATCATACCGCTCATCAATTCGCGACACAGTATCTAAGACCATTGAAGAGATCAAAGTCTTAAAGAAGAAACTAGAATCGCAAAAAATAGAAGTAGCACGCGTACTTGAAGACCAAAAGGCGCAGCATAAAGCACTTGCCGACAAAGAGTCGGAACGTCAAGCGGTTCTCGCAGCTACACAAGGTCAAGAAGCTGCCTACAATAAACTTTCAAGCGACCGTCAAAGCCAGGTTGCTTACCTACGTGAACAGCAGCGGATTGCCTTTGCGGCGATTAGGCCAGGCAGTACCTCTAGCCCAACAGGATATGCTATTAATTACCGAAATTGGTCTGGTAATACGCGTTGTGGCGGTGGATATGACTATTGTCAATACGGGATGGATTCATATGTAGATGATCCTTGGGGACTAGGCCTTACGGGTGAGTGCGTACACTACACGGCTGACTGGTTGGAAAATCACGGCTACCGCATTCCATACAAGGCATTTGGTGGCGGCCGAGGCAACGCGAACCAATGGATTTCTACAGCGACAAACGGTAACTTCGGTAGCGTGGTGGGCAATCCACAAGACGCGCAGTACGGTGATGTCGCGTACATGGCCGTTCCGGGCGTAGGACACGTTGGTATCGTTGAAGAAAACTACCACAACGGCTGGGTTCGTGTCAGCCAGTATAACTTTGCCGTATACGGTGATGTTCCAGGGTATAGCACGATGGATCTCCAGATTACAAGCGCTACTCAGTTCCTTCGATTTAGCAAGTAA
- a CDS encoding pitrilysin family protein encodes MKHSIEEVKLSNGARGLLIDIPGATVMSFQFQFRAGNRYVRNKDIYETAHVMEHMAFGANAQFKSEHEYEAEFTKNGAYHNAYTSDLSMVYVADCADFEWERIFALQRVAICQPKFNAEELEAEKGNVKSELTGYLNNHNRVLWPKIQQLLGEDVYTFWQRLQTIPNVKLSDIREHHKRTHTAENMCFVIAGKLQGRKSEIKRQLEDWELPKGERFAVPKDDLTSGNPTLIRRKEASNLTFGLSMTMPRELTDEEAESMNCLDQILTGTMHSRIYGAARKKGLAYGVFSDTSVGFHDSSWDFGGQVNLDTADALFDIIVREMKFVMDGKITEQELEAAKSYALGRYQMGAQTVAQISNFYIGRYFADGVVKDYEKVPESIRQTTRECIIDTAREFITSDAWVLAGVSSGEKSELVELNDKLASLFEKR; translated from the coding sequence TTGAAGCACAGTATTGAAGAAGTGAAGTTGAGCAATGGCGCACGAGGTCTTTTAATTGATATCCCAGGCGCAACCGTGATGAGTTTTCAGTTCCAGTTCCGTGCTGGAAACCGCTATGTTCGCAACAAGGACATCTACGAAACGGCTCACGTGATGGAGCATATGGCATTCGGGGCTAACGCTCAGTTCAAATCGGAACACGAATACGAGGCCGAATTTACGAAAAACGGCGCGTATCACAATGCCTATACGAGTGACCTTTCTATGGTGTATGTTGCCGACTGTGCTGATTTTGAGTGGGAACGTATTTTTGCGCTGCAACGCGTGGCAATCTGCCAGCCAAAATTTAACGCAGAGGAACTAGAAGCTGAGAAAGGCAATGTTAAAAGCGAACTTACGGGCTACCTTAATAATCATAACCGTGTGCTATGGCCAAAAATTCAGCAGCTTCTTGGCGAAGATGTCTATACGTTTTGGCAGCGCCTACAGACGATTCCAAACGTAAAATTATCTGATATCCGCGAACATCATAAACGCACGCATACGGCAGAAAATATGTGTTTTGTCATTGCCGGTAAATTACAGGGACGAAAGAGTGAGATCAAACGCCAGCTAGAAGATTGGGAATTACCAAAAGGCGAACGCTTTGCGGTGCCAAAAGACGATCTAACAAGCGGTAACCCAACGCTTATCCGTCGCAAAGAAGCTTCTAACCTGACATTCGGCCTTTCGATGACAATGCCACGTGAATTAACCGACGAAGAAGCCGAATCAATGAACTGCCTTGATCAGATTTTGACCGGAACGATGCACTCGAGAATTTATGGTGCTGCACGTAAAAAAGGTCTCGCATACGGTGTCTTCTCGGACACGTCCGTAGGATTCCACGACAGCAGTTGGGACTTTGGGGGACAAGTGAACCTCGATACGGCCGACGCGTTATTCGATATTATCGTTCGCGAGATGAAGTTTGTCATGGACGGAAAAATTACCGAACAAGAACTTGAAGCGGCAAAATCTTATGCACTTGGCCGTTACCAAATGGGCGCGCAAACAGTAGCGCAAATCAGCAACTTTTATATTGGCCGTTATTTCGCTGACGGTGTCGTTAAAGATTACGAGAAAGTGCCTGAATCTATCCGGCAAACAACACGAGAATGTATTATCGATACCGCACGCGAATTCATTACGAGTGATGCGTGGGTACTTGCCGGTGTCAGCAGCGGCGAAAAGAGCGAACTGGTAGAACTTAACGACAAATTAGCCTCTCTGTTTGAAAAGAGGTAA
- the murD gene encoding UDP-N-acetylmuramoyl-L-alanine--D-glutamate ligase — MKIAIAGYGLEGKSNYAYFASQGDVTIVDERESIDDLPSGVPTILGESAFEKLSDFDLVVRTASLAPDKIKTNGKVWSATNEFFAKCSGTIIGVTGSKGKGTTCSLIANILREADQTVHLIGNIGVPALDVLDKVKPEDIIVYELSSFQLWDLEKSPAVAVVLMIEPDHLDIHADFEEYIAAKSNIRRYQTAKDICFYHPTNKFSRQIADMNEYPNAHPYNDPTDDMSVYVEEGDFVEDNCVICPLDALQLPGKHNIDNACAAINAAMSGFGADRDAVERGLRAFHGLDHRLKFVRELEGRLYYDDSIATTPGSAVAAIKAFEQPKVVILGGSSKGATFEEVAKAADGNNVRCAILIGDEANKIEQEFSLTNVPTVNLGSGVTMNQIVKAARDQSQEGDVVILSPACASFGMFKSYSDRGDQFIAAVEAL, encoded by the coding sequence ATGAAGATTGCGATTGCCGGCTACGGACTTGAGGGAAAGTCCAACTACGCGTATTTTGCTAGTCAGGGCGACGTAACGATTGTTGATGAGCGCGAAAGTATAGACGATCTGCCGAGCGGTGTTCCAACGATTTTGGGTGAAAGCGCGTTTGAAAAACTTTCAGATTTTGATTTGGTCGTGCGTACAGCCAGCCTTGCACCTGATAAGATCAAAACGAACGGTAAAGTTTGGTCGGCAACGAATGAGTTTTTCGCTAAATGCTCAGGCACGATCATCGGTGTCACAGGAAGCAAGGGCAAAGGGACAACATGTAGTTTAATTGCGAATATTCTACGAGAAGCCGACCAGACCGTTCATTTAATTGGCAACATTGGCGTGCCAGCGCTTGACGTGCTTGATAAGGTCAAGCCCGAAGATATTATCGTATATGAATTAAGTAGTTTCCAGCTATGGGATCTTGAAAAAAGCCCTGCTGTCGCTGTCGTACTAATGATCGAGCCCGACCATTTAGATATTCACGCTGACTTTGAGGAATATATTGCTGCAAAATCAAATATTCGCAGATATCAAACAGCAAAAGATATTTGTTTTTATCATCCAACTAACAAATTTTCACGTCAGATAGCTGACATGAATGAATATCCGAACGCTCATCCATACAATGACCCGACTGACGATATGTCGGTGTATGTTGAAGAGGGTGATTTCGTAGAGGATAATTGTGTCATATGCCCACTTGATGCTTTGCAGCTTCCAGGAAAACATAATATTGATAATGCATGTGCTGCGATTAATGCGGCAATGTCTGGATTTGGGGCTGATCGTGATGCAGTCGAGCGTGGACTTCGTGCTTTTCATGGCTTAGATCATCGTCTCAAATTCGTTCGTGAACTCGAAGGACGGCTGTATTACGACGACAGTATTGCTACTACTCCAGGTAGTGCCGTTGCAGCTATAAAAGCATTCGAGCAGCCAAAAGTAGTGATTTTAGGCGGCTCAAGCAAGGGCGCAACGTTCGAAGAAGTTGCAAAAGCAGCGGATGGTAATAACGTCCGATGCGCGATTTTAATTGGCGATGAGGCAAATAAAATTGAGCAGGAATTTTCACTCACGAATGTGCCAACGGTCAATCTAGGGTCTGGTGTGACGATGAATCAAATCGTAAAAGCTGCCCGCGACCAATCACAAGAAGGTGACGTCGTGATTCTTAGTCCGGCATGCGCAAGTTTCGGCATGTTCAAAAGTTATAGCGATCGCGGAGACCAGTTCATTGCAGCTGTCGAGGCATTATAA
- the prfB gene encoding peptide chain release factor 2 yields the protein MQPLLKRLQQLSKSIDIAFTQLKIDEKAEQIKELETELASSEIWNNPTYATDKSKQLAALQSMVEPWQTLKSQASDMTELMELGDDSLTAEFEGQITALEKEFESRKKVLLFNGEYDDHSAIIRLSSGVGGTDAQDFTEMLERMYLRWAEKNNFATTIVERSAADEAGIKSSVIEVTGPYVYGTLRSENGVHRLVRLSPFNSDNLRQTSFALVEVLPQIDTPDEVVLNDKDLKIDVYRAGGHGGQSVNTTDSAVRVTHIPTGIVVAIQNERSQLQNKETALKILRSKLAALQMEQHVENITDLQAGESANWGSQIRNYVLHPYTMVKDTRTKYEERDATAVLGGKIDGFINAYLEAHLEG from the coding sequence ATGCAACCACTTCTAAAACGCCTACAGCAGCTCTCAAAATCTATAGATATAGCATTTACGCAACTAAAAATAGATGAAAAAGCGGAGCAGATCAAAGAGCTAGAGACTGAGCTTGCGTCATCTGAGATTTGGAATAACCCAACCTACGCGACTGATAAAAGCAAACAACTTGCCGCACTTCAATCTATGGTCGAACCATGGCAAACACTCAAAAGTCAGGCAAGCGATATGACCGAACTGATGGAGCTGGGCGATGATAGCCTGACCGCTGAATTTGAAGGCCAGATAACGGCGCTTGAAAAAGAATTTGAATCACGTAAAAAAGTGCTGTTATTTAACGGTGAGTACGACGACCATAGCGCCATTATCCGTTTGAGTAGTGGAGTAGGCGGCACGGACGCGCAAGATTTTACCGAAATGCTAGAACGCATGTATTTACGTTGGGCCGAGAAAAATAACTTCGCAACAACTATCGTTGAACGCTCGGCCGCTGACGAGGCGGGGATTAAGAGTAGTGTCATTGAAGTTACCGGACCGTATGTCTACGGAACACTCAGAAGCGAAAATGGAGTACACCGGTTAGTACGCCTAAGCCCGTTCAACAGTGATAACCTACGTCAAACTAGTTTCGCGCTTGTCGAAGTACTGCCACAGATCGATACGCCAGACGAGGTCGTTCTAAACGACAAAGACCTAAAAATTGACGTCTACCGTGCAGGCGGACACGGGGGGCAATCGGTAAATACAACCGATAGTGCCGTGCGCGTGACGCATATTCCAACTGGTATCGTCGTTGCAATTCAAAACGAACGCAGCCAGCTGCAAAACAAAGAAACAGCTCTTAAGATTTTGCGCTCAAAATTAGCAGCCCTTCAAATGGAGCAGCATGTTGAAAATATTACAGACCTCCAGGCAGGCGAGTCGGCTAATTGGGGAAGCCAGATCCGAAATTATGTCTTACATCCCTATACGATGGTCAAAGATACTCGTACAAAATACGAAGAACGCGACGCGACTGCGGTCCTCGGCGGCAAAATTGACGGTTTTATTAATGCCTATCTGGAAGCGCATTTGGAGGGGTAG
- the secA gene encoding preprotein translocase subunit SecA, with amino-acid sequence MVTRQKALTKIFGDPQTRILKALQKKVGAINALTDKYKAMSKTDLKKQTAELKKRLAAGETLDQLLPDAFALVRESSDRVLGMRHFDVQLIGGMALHEGNVAEMKTGEGKTLVATLPTYLNALEEKGVHLVTVNDYLAQRDAGWNGELFDFLGMSTGVIINDASFLYDKDYNNEDHDDPRMRKLRPVTRKEAYAADITYGTNNEFGFDYLRDNMANEVDLLRQRDLHFAIVDEVDSILIDEARTPLIISAPAAENPESYLQFAKIAAKLVPDDYVLDEKRRSVALTDEGVEKVQKLLGVKNLYTPEYVRSVYHMDQALRAQTLFKRDKDYVVTNDGEVVIVDEHTGRLMQGRRYNEGLHQAIEAKEKVPVLQESMTLATVSFQNYFRLYAKLSGMTGTAFTEAEEFQQIYSLDVIQIPSNRPIQRIDHEDLIFKTEKGKLKAVADAIKEYHKVGRPVLVGSASISKNELIASWLDKEKVPYEILNAKNNEREAAIIEKAGEKGAITLATNIAGRGTDIKLGKDVVGLGGLVVIGSERHESRRIDNQLRGRGGRQGDPGETQFYVSTEDDLMRIFQGERIASLMERLGVDEDQPIQNKAVSKTLESAQKRIEGYNYDTRKNVVQYDNVINRHRRVVYMMRRKILEGQDIKSEIQRLMDDKLRELTTVPAKNNKNFVEEFEIVFPISDKKIKAIGEEKKDKLRFELAQKEAATFYKGKEKELGEDIVRKVERDIYLQVLDTLWMQHLENMQHLREGIHWRSVGQRDPLVEYRSESQKLFDSLQMTLRDEVLRAVTHVHKHDAIAEEDEEHETELTRLAANAIERGVNEVTGGEQNRDKDFGTKKAKTAAEVSKQKNDARKKKKSQRQNRKKNRK; translated from the coding sequence ATGGTCACAAGACAGAAGGCACTAACGAAGATTTTTGGTGATCCGCAAACACGGATATTAAAAGCGTTGCAAAAAAAGGTTGGTGCGATTAATGCACTCACCGATAAATACAAGGCGATGAGCAAGACCGATCTCAAAAAGCAGACGGCCGAACTAAAAAAACGGTTAGCGGCAGGTGAAACGCTAGACCAGCTATTACCTGATGCTTTTGCATTGGTTCGTGAGTCTAGCGACCGCGTACTTGGCATGCGTCATTTCGACGTGCAGCTTATTGGTGGTATGGCGCTTCATGAAGGCAACGTTGCTGAAATGAAAACAGGTGAAGGTAAGACGCTGGTCGCAACGCTTCCAACCTACCTGAATGCACTTGAAGAAAAAGGCGTGCACTTAGTCACGGTAAACGATTACCTAGCGCAACGTGACGCTGGCTGGAACGGAGAGCTCTTCGACTTCCTGGGCATGTCGACGGGTGTTATTATCAACGACGCATCTTTTCTTTACGACAAGGACTACAACAACGAGGATCACGATGACCCGCGTATGCGTAAACTGCGTCCTGTCACTCGTAAAGAAGCCTACGCCGCTGATATTACCTACGGTACGAACAATGAATTCGGGTTTGACTACCTTCGCGACAACATGGCAAACGAAGTTGACCTGTTGCGCCAGCGCGACCTTCACTTTGCGATCGTGGACGAGGTTGACTCAATTTTGATTGACGAAGCCAGGACACCGCTTATTATTAGCGCACCTGCTGCTGAAAACCCAGAAAGTTATCTGCAATTCGCTAAGATTGCTGCGAAATTAGTCCCGGATGACTACGTTTTAGACGAAAAGCGCCGTAGCGTTGCACTGACCGACGAAGGCGTCGAAAAAGTGCAAAAACTACTCGGAGTAAAAAACTTATACACCCCAGAATATGTACGATCTGTCTATCATATGGACCAAGCACTTCGCGCGCAAACATTGTTCAAGCGTGACAAAGATTATGTCGTAACTAACGATGGTGAAGTGGTCATTGTGGACGAACATACCGGCCGTTTGATGCAAGGACGTCGCTATAACGAAGGACTTCACCAGGCAATCGAAGCCAAAGAAAAAGTACCAGTGTTGCAAGAAAGCATGACGCTTGCAACCGTATCGTTCCAGAACTATTTCCGCCTATATGCAAAACTTTCCGGTATGACAGGTACGGCGTTTACTGAAGCCGAAGAGTTCCAGCAAATCTATAGTTTGGATGTCATTCAGATTCCATCGAACCGTCCAATTCAGCGTATCGACCACGAAGACCTGATCTTTAAAACGGAAAAGGGCAAGCTGAAGGCTGTTGCCGACGCGATCAAGGAATACCACAAAGTAGGACGACCAGTTCTGGTTGGTTCGGCATCGATTTCAAAGAACGAACTGATTGCTAGTTGGTTAGACAAAGAAAAAGTTCCGTACGAAATCCTCAACGCGAAAAATAACGAACGCGAAGCCGCGATTATTGAAAAAGCGGGTGAAAAGGGCGCGATTACACTTGCAACCAACATTGCCGGTCGTGGTACCGACATTAAGCTTGGCAAGGATGTCGTAGGACTAGGCGGTCTGGTGGTTATCGGGTCAGAACGACACGAATCCCGCCGTATCGACAACCAGCTGCGTGGACGCGGCGGACGTCAGGGTGACCCTGGTGAAACGCAGTTCTACGTATCGACCGAAGATGACCTGATGCGTATTTTCCAAGGCGAGCGAATCGCTAGCCTAATGGAACGTTTAGGCGTCGATGAAGACCAGCCTATACAAAACAAAGCTGTTTCAAAAACGCTCGAATCAGCTCAAAAACGTATCGAAGGCTACAACTACGACACGCGTAAAAATGTTGTCCAGTACGACAACGTGATCAACCGACACCGTCGTGTTGTCTATATGATGCGCCGCAAGATCTTGGAAGGCCAAGATATCAAGTCGGAAATCCAGCGTTTGATGGATGACAAGCTTCGTGAACTTACAACTGTTCCAGCTAAAAATAACAAGAATTTTGTCGAAGAATTCGAGATTGTTTTCCCAATTAGCGACAAGAAAATCAAAGCAATCGGTGAAGAGAAAAAAGACAAGCTTCGATTTGAATTAGCACAAAAAGAAGCAGCCACATTTTACAAAGGTAAAGAAAAAGAACTAGGTGAAGATATTGTTCGTAAAGTCGAACGTGACATTTACCTGCAGGTTTTGGACACGCTCTGGATGCAGCACCTTGAAAATATGCAGCACCTTCGCGAGGGAATTCACTGGCGCAGCGTTGGTCAGCGTGACCCTCTGGTTGAATATCGTTCTGAATCGCAGAAACTATTTGATAGTTTGCAAATGACACTTCGCGACGAAGTACTTCGTGCTGTGACGCATGTCCATAAACATGATGCCATTGCCGAAGAAGACGAAGAGCACGAAACCGAACTAACCCGACTTGCTGCTAATGCAATCGAGCGGGGCGTTAACGAAGTTACTGGCGGCGAACAGAATCGCGACAAAGACTTCGGTACTAAAAAAGCTAAAACAGCTGCTGAAGTAAGCAAACAAAAAAATGACGCTCGTAAGAAAAAGAAATCTCAGCGTCAAAACCGTAAGAAAAACCGTAAATAA
- the raiA gene encoding ribosome-associated translation inhibitor RaiA: MIEAIDITGVKFDLDSTTKKYVTKKIGRLDRYLPKHARKSVTAEVKLREVNRDHGNKYEAEVILHVPDKMLTAKDSTVNVLAAIDIVEAKIVAQLHKYKEATVPHVGRRGMLSRFKRSYARESN, from the coding sequence ATGATTGAAGCAATCGATATCACTGGTGTCAAATTCGACCTTGACAGTACGACAAAGAAATACGTCACCAAAAAGATAGGCAGGCTCGATCGTTATCTGCCCAAACACGCGAGAAAAAGCGTAACAGCAGAGGTAAAACTACGCGAAGTAAACCGCGACCACGGCAACAAATACGAAGCTGAAGTTATTCTACACGTGCCAGATAAAATGTTGACCGCCAAAGATTCAACAGTCAATGTACTTGCGGCGATTGATATCGTCGAGGCTAAAATTGTCGCGCAATTACATAAATACAAAGAAGCAACAGTGCCTCATGTTGGACGCCGCGGGATGTTGAGCCGTTTTAAACGAAGTTACGCCCGCGAAAGTAATTAG
- a CDS encoding permease-like cell division protein FtsX → MSKRKLDAKAFAQQKRKRRQWITFMRMCRYGVNNFSRNAWLTIAATAVMTITLLVIFMTVAARNVLLDTVGEIRSKVDMSIYVKTDVSDKDVQKIGDDLRKLSTVTNVRYVSPQEAREEFAKKNKTEPSALDALNEATNKFPGTFRVSLTDINNTSELDTFVKTSDTFKKNQDPSNKPSFAGERRSAIQNIGRWVGFAEKVGLGASIVFVFISSMIVFNTIRMAIFNRKEEIQMMKLIGADRSFIRGPFVVEAVVYGFIAAILATIFGAIILYSSAKGLLSYEVAVQPTIDFMTTYIAFVLLAMVLLGAVIGVISSLLATRKYLKI, encoded by the coding sequence ATGAGTAAACGAAAACTAGATGCAAAAGCGTTTGCACAGCAAAAACGCAAACGCCGCCAGTGGATTACGTTCATGCGAATGTGCCGCTACGGTGTTAATAACTTTAGCCGTAACGCATGGCTAACGATTGCCGCAACGGCAGTGATGACGATTACGCTCCTCGTTATTTTTATGACTGTCGCTGCCAGAAACGTGCTTCTTGATACGGTGGGCGAGATCCGTAGTAAAGTCGACATGTCAATTTACGTCAAAACAGACGTATCTGACAAAGACGTACAAAAGATTGGTGATGATCTGCGTAAACTAAGTACGGTCACGAATGTCAGGTATGTTTCTCCGCAAGAAGCACGTGAAGAGTTTGCCAAGAAAAACAAAACCGAACCAAGTGCGCTTGACGCCCTGAACGAAGCGACGAACAAATTCCCGGGAACGTTCCGTGTGAGTTTGACCGATATTAATAATACGTCGGAACTCGATACCTTCGTAAAAACAAGCGACACGTTTAAGAAGAACCAAGATCCAAGTAATAAACCTTCGTTTGCGGGAGAGCGTCGATCGGCTATCCAGAATATTGGTCGTTGGGTAGGCTTCGCCGAGAAAGTGGGGCTGGGCGCTAGTATAGTATTCGTATTTATATCGTCGATGATTGTGTTTAATACGATTCGCATGGCGATCTTTAACCGCAAAGAAGAAATCCAAATGATGAAATTGATCGGTGCTGACCGCAGCTTTATCCGCGGACCATTTGTTGTAGAGGCGGTTGTTTACGGGTTCATTGCAGCTATCCTCGCCACTATCTTTGGCGCAATAATTCTATATAGTTCCGCAAAAGGACTGTTAAGTTACGAAGTTGCCGTACAGCCTACGATTGACTTTATGACAACCTACATCGCATTTGTGCTACTTGCTATGGTGCTTCTAGGGGCGGTAATCGGCGTCATTTCCTCGCTCCTTGCAACCCGAAAATACCTAAAAATTTAA
- the ftsE gene encoding cell division ATP-binding protein FtsE translates to MILLDRVTKTYGRDTKPAINRVSLHVEPNEFVILVGTSGAGKSTLLKLLTREEKPTSGKIVVGGIDYDTLKDKHIPLLRRKIGVVFQDFKLLPQRNVFENIAFALEIAGMTNREIKNTVPKVIELVGLTGKEKNFPHQLSGGERQRVAIARAVVRQPKILIADEPTGNLDPKHSWDIVRLLEKINKYGTTVLLTTHNVEIVNKLKRRVVTLEHGKVTGDQAQGSYRQ, encoded by the coding sequence ATGATTCTTTTAGACAGAGTAACCAAAACATATGGTCGTGATACTAAACCTGCAATAAATCGGGTGAGTTTGCATGTGGAGCCAAACGAGTTCGTTATTCTCGTCGGAACGAGTGGTGCGGGTAAATCAACATTGCTTAAATTACTAACCCGCGAAGAAAAACCAACTAGCGGTAAAATCGTTGTCGGCGGTATTGATTACGACACATTAAAAGACAAACATATTCCATTACTGCGTCGCAAAATTGGCGTCGTTTTCCAGGATTTTAAATTGCTACCTCAGCGTAACGTATTTGAAAACATTGCCTTTGCGCTAGAAATTGCCGGTATGACCAACCGTGAAATTAAGAATACGGTGCCAAAAGTGATTGAACTTGTAGGATTAACTGGCAAAGAAAAAAACTTCCCGCACCAGTTGTCTGGTGGTGAACGTCAACGCGTGGCAATTGCGCGTGCGGTTGTTCGCCAGCCAAAAATTCTTATTGCCGACGAGCCAACAGGTAATCTCGACCCAAAGCACAGCTGGGATATCGTACGTTTACTTGAAAAGATTAATAAATACGGCACGACAGTGCTGCTAACAACTCATAACGTTGAAATTGTGAACAAATTAAAGCGTCGGGTCGTGACGCTTGAACACGGTAAAGTGACGGGCGACCAAGCACAGGGGAGTTACAGGCAGTAA
- the serS gene encoding serine--tRNA ligase, producing MLDIRFVREHADEVQTNAKNKGYNVSVDELLKWDSSKRELQKQADELRERRNEIASQMKGGKPSDELIAEGKNLREELAILEVKLKEAETELMSRLDQLPNMMFSDVPIGAEEDSVEVKRWGAQETGAIDHLDYAVSRDWVDFERGAKVAGAKFYYLKGDLALLENAITQFALDFVTKKGFTFMTVPHMVNSKIAQGAGFAPKSSIESNEYFIEGEDLTLIGTSEAPLTGYHADEIIDEDKLPLLYVGLSPCYRKEAGTYGKHSRGLFRVHQFNKLEMYAFTTPEQSTEMHERILAIEEELWQTLGVPYHIINIASGDLGAPAAKKYDLEYWSIVDGAFRELTSCSNCTDFQARSLNIRVRRKEGKVEMMHTLNGTAVSLARSLVAIMEHNQTDDGKLAVPEVLRPYMGGRAII from the coding sequence ATGTTAGATATCCGTTTTGTCCGTGAGCACGCCGATGAAGTGCAGACCAATGCTAAAAATAAAGGCTATAACGTCAGTGTTGACGAGCTTTTGAAGTGGGATTCCAGTAAGCGTGAACTGCAAAAACAAGCAGATGAACTGCGTGAAAGACGAAATGAAATCGCTTCTCAAATGAAGGGTGGCAAACCATCTGATGAACTTATTGCCGAAGGGAAAAACCTTCGCGAAGAGCTTGCTATCTTGGAAGTAAAACTAAAAGAAGCAGAGACTGAGCTGATGTCTCGCCTGGACCAATTACCAAACATGATGTTTTCTGACGTGCCTATCGGTGCTGAAGAAGACAGCGTTGAGGTTAAAAGATGGGGAGCGCAAGAAACTGGTGCGATTGATCACTTAGATTATGCCGTGTCACGTGACTGGGTTGATTTTGAACGCGGCGCAAAAGTTGCTGGTGCGAAGTTCTATTATCTAAAAGGTGATCTAGCGCTTTTAGAGAACGCTATTACGCAATTTGCACTCGATTTTGTTACTAAAAAAGGTTTTACTTTTATGACCGTGCCCCACATGGTGAATTCAAAGATAGCACAAGGTGCTGGATTCGCTCCAAAAAGCAGCATTGAGAGCAATGAGTACTTTATCGAGGGTGAGGACCTGACACTCATTGGAACGTCCGAGGCGCCTTTAACTGGATACCACGCCGATGAAATTATTGATGAAGACAAATTACCACTTTTATATGTGGGACTGAGTCCTTGCTACCGTAAAGAGGCGGGAACATACGGCAAACACAGTCGCGGTCTTTTCCGCGTGCATCAGTTTAATAAGCTTGAAATGTATGCGTTTACGACACCCGAGCAAAGTACTGAAATGCACGAACGGATTCTTGCGATCGAAGAAGAGCTTTGGCAGACACTTGGTGTTCCGTACCATATTATTAACATCGCAAGTGGCGACCTTGGTGCGCCTGCCGCAAAGAAATACGACCTTGAGTATTGGTCAATCGTAGACGGAGCATTCCGCGAGCTGACGAGCTGTTCTAACTGTACGGATTTTCAGGCGCGCAGTTTAAATATTCGTGTTCGTCGCAAGGAGGGCAAGGTTGAGATGATGCATACGCTCAATGGAACGGCAGTGTCGTTAGCTCGTTCGCTTGTAGCAATCATGGAACACAACCAGACGGATGACGGTAAATTAGCCGTCCCAGAAGTCCTTCGCCCGTACATGGGCGGTCGCGCAATAATCTAA